A window from Henckelia pumila isolate YLH828 unplaced genomic scaffold, ASM3356847v2 CTG_466, whole genome shotgun sequence encodes these proteins:
- the LOC140872668 gene encoding LOW QUALITY PROTEIN: transcription termination factor MTERF6, chloroplastic/mitochondrial-like (The sequence of the model RefSeq protein was modified relative to this genomic sequence to represent the inferred CDS: deleted 2 bases in 2 codons): protein METSCHRTSILWFFKDTGFDDKSIREMFQKCKPLEGVEREKASENWDYLKSIGIQERKLPAIVGKCPKILTVDLHEKLIPVVQCLVTLQTKPKDVASAITKFPHILFHGVEEKLCPLLAFFEALGAPEKLLGKMILLNPRIISYSIEFKLSRIVDFLASLGLSKDGMIGRILVKHPFIMGYSIDKRLRPTSEFLKSLGLTDAHLQRVAINFPEVLCRDANKILRPNATYLESCGFDSSQIAALVAGYPPVLIKSVSNSLGPRIDFLVQVMGRQIGEIADYPDFFRHGLKKRLESRQKLLKQKHIHCSLSEMLDCNQKKFLLKFGLAEQLA, encoded by the exons ATGGAAACTAGTTGCCACAGGACTTCGATTTTGTGG TTTTTCAAAGACACAGGCTTTGATGACAAAAGTATTCGTGAAATGTTCCAGAAGTGCAAGCCCCTTGAGGGTGTTGAAAGGGAAAAGGCCTCAGAAAACTGGGATTACTTGAAGAGTATAGGTATCCAAGAGAGGAAACTTCCTGCCATTGTTGGCAAGTGCCCCAAAATTCTTACTGTGGACTTGCATGAGAAACTCATTCCAGTGGTTCAGTGTCTTGTAACATTGCAGACAAAACCAAAGGATGTAGCTTCTGCCATAACAAAATTTCCACACATACTCTTCCACGGCGTGGAAGAGAAGCTTTGCCCCCTCCTTGCGTTTTTCGAAGCTCTTGGAGCACCTGAGAAGCTACTTGGCAAAATGATACTGTTAAACCCTAGAATCATCAGTTATAGCATTGAATTCAAGCTATCACGGATAGTGGATTTCCTAGCCAGCCTCGGCCTATCCAAAGACGGGATGATTGGTAGAATTTTGGTCAAACACCCATTTATCATGGGTTACAGTATCGACAAACGTCTCCGTCCAACTTCAGAATTCTTGAAATCATTAGGCCTTACAGATGCGCACCTCCAAAGGGTAGCAATAAATTTCCCAGAGGTTCTGTGTCGGGATGCCAATAAGATTCTTAGACCTAATGCCACATACCTCGAATCATGTGGGTTTGATTCAAGCCAGATAGCTGCATTGGTTGCTGGTTATCCTCCAGTTCTGATTAAGAGTGTCAGTAATTCTTTAGGACCAAGGATCGATTTCTTGGTGCAGGTGATGGGGAGGCAAATT GGCGAAATTGCTGATTATCCTGATTTCTTTAGGCACGGTTTGAAGAAAAGATTAGAGTCGAGGCAAAAACTTTTGAAGCAAAAGCACATACATTGTAGCTTGAGTGAAATGTTGGACTGTAACCAGAAgaaatttttattgaaatttggTTTAGCTGAGCAACTTGCCTAA